In Lewinellaceae bacterium, a single window of DNA contains:
- a CDS encoding ATP-grasp domain-containing protein — MKQKYVLFICGGKWQKPWLIFLKRKGHRIVLVDPFPNSPCVPLTDIYIQLDAKDIPGILNAIKELNLEIEFVTSDQTDVSTITVAALTEALGLYGNKVDSVRLFSNKFENRKFSRAKFNAHYPDFVQAFSAKEVIDFFHKTENEIIIKPVDAQSSRGIFKIDKSNLDKTSTYFNQTLSFSKEKYIIVEEFVSGFEITVEGVCINNTHHTLATSSKKHFRPGIASELRYPTVLRPNLERRLTKFHNKFIKKTGLLFGITHAEYIVNPQQTDFWLVEAACRGGGSLIPSHIVPWVSGYNLYETFYNMSIGAPVLPPEKTLNRSAILLFFEFNAGTIKSIEGIVEAKNQNGVLDLDLEFEVGSLVGLAQDDRSRQGYTIIVAENPTELDKRIKSILDLIKVEVAPA, encoded by the coding sequence TTGAAACAGAAATACGTGCTTTTCATTTGTGGGGGAAAATGGCAAAAGCCATGGCTTATATTTCTGAAAAGGAAGGGGCACAGAATTGTCCTAGTAGATCCCTTCCCCAATTCTCCATGTGTCCCTTTGACAGATATATATATTCAACTAGATGCCAAAGATATTCCAGGAATATTAAATGCTATCAAAGAGCTTAATCTTGAAATAGAATTTGTCACTAGTGATCAAACTGACGTAAGTACAATTACTGTTGCAGCCTTAACAGAAGCCTTGGGGTTATATGGCAATAAAGTTGATTCTGTTCGACTATTTTCAAACAAGTTCGAAAACCGCAAGTTTTCAAGAGCTAAATTCAATGCACATTATCCTGATTTTGTCCAAGCATTCTCAGCAAAGGAAGTGATCGATTTCTTTCATAAGACAGAAAATGAAATCATTATCAAACCCGTTGATGCACAATCAAGCAGAGGGATTTTTAAAATTGATAAATCGAACTTGGATAAAACATCTACATATTTTAACCAGACGCTTTCTTTTAGCAAAGAGAAATACATTATAGTCGAGGAATTCGTGTCTGGGTTTGAGATAACCGTCGAAGGGGTTTGCATTAACAATACTCATCATACTCTGGCAACTAGTAGTAAGAAACATTTCAGGCCTGGGATAGCTTCAGAATTACGTTATCCTACAGTGTTACGACCAAATCTCGAAAGGCGCTTAACGAAATTCCATAATAAGTTTATAAAAAAAACCGGCTTACTATTTGGTATTACACATGCTGAATACATAGTAAATCCTCAACAAACAGATTTTTGGTTAGTCGAAGCAGCCTGTAGAGGAGGAGGTAGCTTAATTCCTTCACACATCGTTCCTTGGGTTTCCGGATACAATCTGTATGAAACTTTCTACAACATGAGCATAGGTGCTCCAGTTTTACCTCCAGAAAAAACACTTAACAGGAGTGCCATTCTCCTGTTTTTTGAGTTTAATGCGGGTACTATAAAGTCGATAGAAGGAATTGTTGAAGCAAAAAATCAGAACGGTGTTCTGGATTTAGATCTTGAGTTTGAAGTCGGAAGCTTAGTGGGATTGGCTCAAGATGACAGAAGTCGACAAGGTTATACAATAATTGTTGCCGAAAATCCAACGGAGTTAGATAAAAGGATAAAATCTATTTTAGATTTGATTAAAGTCGAAGTAGCTCCTGCATAA
- the rffA gene encoding dTDP-4-amino-4,6-dideoxygalactose transaminase, with translation MSLKIPFNKPYLTGKEAHYIYQAVYSGQLSGNGHFTKRCQFFFGERYNFSKCLLTTSCTDALEMAALLLEIQPEDEIIMPSYTFVSTANAFVLRGAKIVFADSKKDHPNVDPDSIEALITSKTKAIVPVHYAGVACDMDKIMELAEKYGLYVIEDAAQAIDSYYFGKDGKKRVLGSIGHLAAFSFHETKNIISGEGGMLTINDDRFADRAEIIWEKGTNRAAFWRGEVDKYGWVDIGSSFLPSEIVAAFLWAQLENLENIQRVRKRHWEDYYYGLKDWANNNDIQLPSIPEYASNNAHMFYLVCSSLEQRSSLIEHLKKKSVLAVFHYLSLHKSTYYKDKHDGRDLPGSDRYSDCLVRLPMYYELEPEKVIDALISF, from the coding sequence ATGTCACTCAAAATACCTTTCAATAAACCTTATTTAACTGGCAAAGAAGCCCATTATATTTATCAAGCCGTTTATTCGGGCCAATTGTCTGGGAACGGACACTTTACTAAACGTTGTCAATTTTTTTTCGGAGAAAGGTATAATTTTAGTAAATGCCTGCTCACTACCTCCTGCACCGATGCACTGGAGATGGCAGCCCTGTTGTTAGAAATACAACCTGAAGATGAAATCATCATGCCTTCCTATACCTTTGTCTCCACCGCCAATGCATTTGTGCTCAGGGGAGCCAAAATTGTATTTGCCGACTCTAAGAAGGATCACCCCAATGTCGACCCTGATAGTATTGAAGCTTTGATCACTTCCAAGACAAAGGCTATTGTCCCGGTACACTATGCCGGCGTAGCCTGTGACATGGATAAGATCATGGAACTTGCTGAAAAATATGGTCTCTATGTTATTGAAGACGCTGCCCAGGCAATAGATAGTTATTATTTTGGAAAAGACGGAAAAAAGCGGGTACTGGGTAGTATCGGCCACTTAGCTGCGTTTTCCTTCCACGAAACCAAGAACATCATCTCTGGGGAAGGGGGAATGTTGACAATCAACGATGACCGTTTTGCCGACCGGGCAGAGATTATTTGGGAAAAAGGTACCAACCGGGCAGCATTTTGGCGAGGCGAAGTTGATAAATACGGCTGGGTGGATATCGGTTCGTCATTCCTCCCTTCGGAGATCGTTGCTGCTTTTCTCTGGGCACAATTAGAAAACCTCGAGAATATTCAAAGAGTCCGTAAAAGACATTGGGAAGATTATTATTATGGATTAAAGGATTGGGCAAATAACAATGATATTCAACTGCCTTCTATCCCCGAATACGCCAGCAATAACGCCCATATGTTTTATCTGGTTTGTTCTTCACTGGAACAAAGGTCGTCTCTGATTGAGCATTTGAAAAAAAAGAGTGTTCTGGCGGTTTTTCATTATCTAAGTTTACATAAGAGTACCTATTATAAAGATAAGCATGACGGCAGAGATTTGCCGGGGTCAGATAGATATTCAGATTGCCTGGTGAGGCTGCCGATGTATTATGAATTAGAACCTGAAAAAGTGATCGACGCACTTATCTCGTTTTAA
- a CDS encoding class I SAM-dependent methyltransferase → MNEQDKQETIRRYNERLMKYGYSEKTLGWSRNKNNIRFNALVREWLTELESSEIADFGCGFGDLYRFLKEDISLKKFRYTGIDINAKLVEIGRSYYPQANFWIGDIIKENFQTKFDFIFSSGVFNHQLINHSEYFFIEETLNKLNELTLKGLAVNFLSDKVDFKLEHTFHSNPGKILDIAYNFSRNIILRNDYMPFEFTIYIRKDIAVDSEKVVFENYLE, encoded by the coding sequence GTGAACGAGCAGGATAAACAGGAAACTATTCGCAGATACAATGAGCGTTTAATGAAGTATGGCTATTCGGAAAAAACATTAGGATGGAGCCGAAATAAAAACAATATTAGGTTTAATGCACTTGTGAGAGAGTGGCTTACTGAACTAGAGTCATCTGAAATCGCTGACTTCGGCTGCGGTTTCGGAGACCTATATAGATTTCTAAAAGAGGATATAAGCTTAAAAAAATTTAGATACACAGGAATTGATATCAATGCTAAATTGGTTGAGATAGGGCGTTCTTATTATCCACAAGCAAATTTTTGGATAGGAGATATTATCAAAGAAAATTTTCAAACAAAATTTGACTTTATTTTCTCTTCTGGCGTCTTCAACCATCAATTAATAAATCATTCTGAATATTTCTTCATTGAAGAAACATTAAACAAACTAAATGAGTTGACCCTAAAAGGTCTTGCTGTCAACTTTTTATCTGACAAAGTCGATTTTAAACTTGAACATACTTTTCATTCTAACCCAGGTAAAATTTTGGATATTGCATATAATTTTTCTCGAAACATTATCCTACGCAATGATTATATGCCTTTTGAGTTTACAATTTACATAAGAAAGGATATTGCTGTAGATTCTGAGAAAGTCGTGTTTGAGAATTATCTCGAATAA
- a CDS encoding glycosyltransferase family 2 protein, which produces MISVVIPVFNEGSPLKGLCDRIQTCLKQISDQYEIILIDDRSQDNSWEVMKELAINSTQIKIARLSRNFGQHSALTAGMSLAKGNYIVLMDCDGQDDPMYINLMFNLLRDSNVQIVYAKRKNRKDKWHKNISSRIVNFLMEKLSGFKYDPEIGTYRIMTKTVCEAYLSMPEKNRFIGGMFYWLNFQYRTLPVEHKNRLYGKSNYTFLKSLKLARLGILSSSTKLLSIGIYLGLISSVASIAAAGYYFTLKLFYDVPIGYTSVIVSIFFVGSIIMLILGIIGEYLREIFEEVKARPNFIFEEKINI; this is translated from the coding sequence ATGATAAGTGTTGTCATACCAGTTTTCAATGAAGGCTCACCTTTGAAAGGGCTTTGTGATCGTATTCAAACTTGTTTGAAGCAAATATCCGATCAATATGAAATTATATTGATCGATGACCGAAGCCAAGACAACTCTTGGGAAGTAATGAAAGAATTAGCAATAAATTCAACGCAAATCAAAATTGCCAGACTTTCTCGGAATTTTGGTCAACATAGTGCGCTTACAGCAGGTATGTCGCTAGCCAAAGGAAATTATATTGTACTAATGGATTGCGACGGACAAGATGACCCAATGTACATTAATCTCATGTTTAATCTTCTACGGGATTCAAATGTTCAAATAGTTTATGCAAAGAGAAAAAACAGGAAAGATAAATGGCACAAAAATATTTCATCGAGAATAGTTAATTTCTTAATGGAAAAATTGTCAGGATTTAAATATGATCCGGAGATAGGCACTTATCGCATAATGACTAAAACAGTTTGCGAAGCATATTTGTCTATGCCAGAAAAGAATAGGTTTATCGGCGGAATGTTCTATTGGTTGAATTTTCAGTACAGGACTTTACCAGTCGAACATAAGAATAGACTCTATGGTAAATCGAATTATACTTTCTTGAAATCATTGAAGCTAGCCAGGTTGGGAATCCTAAGTTCATCAACAAAACTATTATCAATTGGAATTTACTTGGGCTTGATATCCTCTGTTGCCTCAATAGCTGCTGCAGGATATTATTTTACCCTAAAGTTATTTTATGACGTCCCAATAGGATACACATCTGTCATTGTAAGCATATTTTTTGTTGGCAGTATCATTATGTTAATTCTCGGAATTATTGGAGAATACCTTAGAGAAATATTTGAAGAAGTAAAGGCCCGTCCCAATTTTATTTTTGAGGAAAAAATAAACATTTAG
- a CDS encoding glycosyltransferase has product MIKILCIGPLWRGSNAGALFRALSRCGHFTEVVDEFYHLPLRPRQFITRLGGKLLRPWYTQDFNQAILSQAHKFQPDLCLVYKGAFVQPNTLEALRNRNISLANFYPDVSFHTHGSLLRKTLPLYDFVFTTKTFGLADMEKQLGITRSGFIPHGFDPEIHRPIPAGAIPKDFFCDVSFIGTWSLKKETLLAEVAQALPEINIKIWGSQWEKASNRILAPHIIGTEVSGDLYAAAISASKINLGLLSEQVKGASSGDLITSRTFHIPGSGGFLLHERNEESIQYFEERREAVFFRDAGELVEKIKYYLENDSERVQIKRAGRVRAQKDHSLDRRAEQLIEILKDEAII; this is encoded by the coding sequence TTGATCAAAATACTTTGTATCGGCCCCCTTTGGCGCGGCAGCAATGCCGGTGCCCTGTTCCGGGCGTTGTCTCGCTGCGGGCATTTTACTGAGGTGGTCGATGAGTTTTACCATTTACCCCTCCGGCCGAGGCAGTTCATCACCCGGCTGGGCGGGAAGCTTCTGCGTCCCTGGTACACGCAGGATTTCAACCAAGCCATTCTATCACAGGCGCACAAATTCCAGCCGGACCTTTGTCTGGTTTACAAAGGCGCCTTTGTACAGCCGAACACGTTAGAGGCTCTTCGAAATCGAAACATCAGTCTGGCCAACTTCTATCCGGACGTCAGCTTTCACACCCACGGCAGCCTGCTCCGAAAAACCCTGCCCCTGTACGATTTTGTATTCACCACCAAGACTTTTGGCCTGGCGGATATGGAAAAGCAGTTGGGCATCACCCGCTCTGGTTTCATTCCTCATGGCTTTGATCCGGAAATTCACCGCCCCATTCCCGCAGGAGCCATACCCAAGGATTTCTTCTGCGATGTCAGTTTTATTGGCACCTGGTCGCTGAAAAAGGAAACATTATTGGCGGAAGTGGCTCAGGCGCTACCTGAAATAAACATCAAAATCTGGGGCAGCCAATGGGAAAAAGCGTCAAATCGCATTTTAGCTCCGCACATAATTGGGACGGAGGTATCGGGCGACCTGTACGCTGCAGCCATCAGCGCCTCTAAGATTAATTTAGGTTTGTTATCCGAACAAGTAAAAGGAGCATCCTCCGGCGATTTGATTACCTCCCGCACTTTCCACATCCCTGGCTCCGGAGGGTTTCTATTGCATGAGCGCAATGAGGAGTCCATTCAATACTTTGAAGAACGCCGGGAAGCAGTTTTCTTCCGTGATGCTGGTGAATTGGTTGAAAAGATCAAATACTATCTGGAAAATGACTCGGAACGGGTTCAAATTAAGCGTGCCGGCAGAGTTCGCGCCCAAAAAGACCATAGCCTCGACCGCCGGGCGGAGCAATTGATAGAGATACTGAAAGACGAGGCGATTATTTGA
- a CDS encoding amidohydrolase codes for MKIFDCHLHIEQGLDNYNIITERKNVIFNHIESYRKYSDSLMPSDTISLIFDYKNHFEYIKNLVEERTINALKIHSRIQKIRLFDYDKLYDRFQIIANKDLPVIIDSFYYGSDYEVQPNMAKSIEMIKMFPNTKFIIAHAGGIKVMEYFLHMKNLENVYFELSLSLAYLRYASVFQDYKALLKFGNYDKILFGTDYPFINPKQQLSTFLHIAKELKIPDKDLQKILYDNAKSIFTFEPLTRHGY; via the coding sequence ATGAAAATTTTTGATTGTCATTTACATATTGAACAAGGACTAGATAATTACAATATTATCACGGAAAGAAAAAACGTAATATTTAACCATATCGAAAGTTATCGCAAGTATTCAGACAGCCTAATGCCTTCTGATACTATTTCTCTCATCTTTGATTATAAAAATCATTTTGAATATATTAAAAATCTTGTTGAAGAAAGGACAATAAATGCATTAAAGATACATAGTCGGATTCAGAAGATCAGACTATTTGATTATGATAAACTATATGATCGGTTTCAAATCATTGCTAATAAAGATTTACCCGTAATTATAGACTCTTTTTATTATGGCAGTGATTATGAAGTCCAACCTAATATGGCTAAGTCTATCGAAATGATAAAAATGTTTCCGAACACAAAATTCATTATTGCTCATGCTGGCGGAATCAAAGTGATGGAGTACTTTTTACACATGAAAAACCTAGAAAATGTGTACTTTGAATTATCCTTAAGCCTTGCCTATCTTAGATACGCATCTGTTTTTCAAGATTACAAGGCTTTACTTAAGTTTGGCAATTACGACAAAATCTTATTCGGAACCGATTACCCTTTTATTAACCCCAAACAGCAACTTTCAACTTTTCTACATATAGCCAAAGAATTAAAAATTCCTGATAAAGACTTGCAAAAAATCCTGTACGACAATGCGAAATCAATATTCACATTTGAACCTCTAACTAGGCATGGTTATTAA
- a CDS encoding RraA family protein: MIKKIIDLIESNRISSTEVADALGKKGVIPGVHPINPGRHVVGKVHYVYAHNESNWPLHEQIRELPENCLLYVDTFDCEHKAIFGDLVSKYLILYKKVKGIVVQGLMRDVPDLKKYGFSIWCKGYSPLGCYNKSIEPSDEVKAEVKQRSAYFNNGVLVCDDSGCTMIENSLINEDTLHRLELIELQEDIWSFCINTLKWSTFDTVCLKKYLTNPEVLPEILREKVKSIPFKQ, from the coding sequence ATGATTAAAAAAATTATTGACCTTATTGAATCGAACAGGATTTCAAGCACTGAAGTAGCTGATGCACTTGGAAAAAAAGGAGTAATTCCAGGTGTTCATCCCATAAACCCAGGCCGACACGTAGTTGGCAAAGTTCATTATGTATATGCTCACAATGAATCCAACTGGCCATTGCATGAACAGATAAGAGAATTGCCTGAAAACTGTTTGCTTTATGTGGATACTTTTGATTGTGAACATAAAGCGATTTTTGGCGATTTAGTCTCTAAGTATCTTATACTCTACAAGAAAGTAAAAGGTATTGTTGTTCAAGGATTAATGAGAGATGTACCTGACCTCAAAAAATATGGGTTTTCTATATGGTGTAAAGGATACAGCCCTTTGGGTTGCTATAACAAATCAATTGAGCCTTCCGATGAAGTAAAAGCTGAAGTAAAGCAAAGGTCTGCTTATTTCAATAATGGAGTCTTGGTTTGTGATGATTCAGGTTGTACAATGATCGAAAATTCACTAATCAATGAGGATACATTGCATAGGTTAGAATTAATAGAGCTTCAGGAAGATATCTGGTCTTTTTGCATAAATACTCTTAAGTGGAGCACGTTTGATACAGTTTGTTTAAAAAAATACTTGACAAATCCGGAAGTGCTTCCCGAAATATTAAGAGAAAAGGTCAAATCAATACCTTTTAAGCAATAA
- a CDS encoding class I SAM-dependent methyltransferase, whose product MDYKEKLYQSYRSTHNALLYGALTLEKIERQFPALDYYYQKHLPADRSAAILDIGCGDGHFVHYLHQRSYDKAQGIDLSEEQIQAGKSLGISNIEVGSLQEVLSLHTNTFDCIVARDVIEHLTRQEAFEALNLVSGALKPGGVFIMQVPNGQGLFFTSIFYGDYTHEMPYTEQTVRQLFLNTGFSSSKCYPVSPFPGNWKGKIRAMLWKYKVVQTRFWKMVETGNPSGIFTSNLIAKGGK is encoded by the coding sequence ATGGACTATAAAGAAAAACTTTACCAGAGCTACCGAAGCACCCACAACGCACTTCTGTACGGAGCATTGACCCTGGAAAAAATAGAACGCCAGTTTCCGGCGTTGGATTATTATTACCAAAAACACTTACCTGCTGATAGGTCTGCCGCCATTCTGGATATCGGTTGTGGCGACGGCCACTTTGTTCATTATCTGCATCAAAGAAGCTATGATAAGGCACAAGGAATTGACCTTTCGGAAGAGCAAATACAGGCAGGGAAAAGCCTCGGTATCTCAAATATAGAAGTAGGCAGCCTCCAGGAAGTGCTTTCCCTTCATACCAACACCTTCGATTGTATCGTCGCCCGCGATGTGATCGAACACCTTACCCGGCAGGAGGCCTTTGAAGCGCTCAACCTGGTATCTGGCGCCCTTAAGCCTGGAGGAGTTTTCATTATGCAGGTACCCAACGGACAAGGACTGTTCTTTACCTCCATATTTTATGGCGATTATACCCACGAGATGCCCTACACCGAGCAAACGGTTCGGCAACTCTTTTTGAATACGGGGTTTTCCTCTTCCAAATGTTATCCGGTTAGCCCTTTTCCCGGAAACTGGAAAGGCAAGATTCGCGCTATGCTCTGGAAATACAAGGTAGTGCAGACCCGCTTCTGGAAGATGGTGGAAACGGGCAACCCATCGGGTATTTTCACATCCAACCTGATCGCCAAGGGGGGCAAATGA
- a CDS encoding glycosyltransferase family 4 protein, whose product MGYTMACLKALACLNGQVYIHLVRWDQKRLTPYEPPAEDRISLYERSTFDSNEALLAWARLLQPRCVFVSGWMDKGYLYVARQLKKEGIPVIAGVDTQWKKTIRQQVASSVLRGYFNRHFSYMMVPGPQQYEYAKRLGFTIDRILPNLYAADVALFNRAYQESKSSKAKVFPHRFLFVGRFHPIKGIMKLVQAFQELSLEANHDWDLLLVGNGPIKAQIPNDAKIRVLDFLPPDRLAEEIRHAGVFILPSIAEPWGVVLHEFAAAGMPLIASHDVGSARRFLIKGYNGFLFSHQEAGYLKAQLKKMVQKTDEELLLMGARSHQLGQQVTPELFAATVLSILN is encoded by the coding sequence ATGGGCTATACGATGGCCTGCCTGAAAGCCCTCGCTTGTTTAAACGGCCAGGTGTATATTCATCTGGTGCGCTGGGATCAGAAACGGCTGACCCCTTACGAGCCTCCTGCGGAAGACAGGATATCACTATATGAACGATCCACCTTTGATTCTAACGAGGCATTGCTGGCCTGGGCCAGGCTGCTCCAACCCCGGTGCGTATTTGTATCCGGCTGGATGGACAAAGGTTATCTCTACGTAGCCCGTCAATTGAAGAAAGAAGGCATACCAGTCATTGCCGGGGTGGATACCCAATGGAAGAAAACCATCCGGCAACAGGTCGCCAGCAGCGTATTAAGAGGCTACTTCAACCGGCATTTCAGCTATATGATGGTTCCCGGCCCACAGCAGTATGAGTACGCTAAAAGGCTTGGTTTCACGATCGACAGGATACTCCCTAACCTGTACGCTGCTGATGTAGCCCTATTCAATCGGGCTTATCAGGAGAGTAAGTCTTCAAAGGCAAAAGTGTTTCCCCATCGATTCCTTTTTGTCGGGAGATTTCATCCCATCAAAGGGATAATGAAATTGGTACAAGCTTTTCAGGAATTGTCCCTGGAGGCCAACCACGACTGGGACTTGCTACTGGTTGGCAATGGGCCGATTAAAGCACAGATTCCAAATGATGCGAAAATAAGGGTACTGGACTTTCTGCCTCCTGATCGTTTAGCCGAGGAAATACGCCATGCCGGCGTATTCATTCTGCCCAGCATTGCTGAACCCTGGGGAGTGGTGCTCCATGAATTTGCCGCAGCCGGCATGCCCTTAATTGCCTCACACGATGTTGGTTCCGCCCGCCGCTTTCTGATCAAAGGTTACAATGGCTTTCTCTTCAGCCATCAGGAAGCGGGCTATCTGAAAGCCCAACTAAAAAAAATGGTGCAAAAAACAGACGAGGAATTGCTATTGATGGGCGCAAGGAGCCACCAACTGGGCCAGCAGGTCACTCCCGAACTTTTCGCTGCTACCGTCCTTTCTATACTAAACTAG
- a CDS encoding glycosyltransferase family 4 protein: MTVTYFNRDSRPGNYTFEQLFGAIRGALADKITIINHDLPAETNIIKSIRWAKTRAGSINHLTGDVNYLAFGLPPERTILTVHDLGHYTRTLAGWKKWAYRKIWLDGPFKRVGCLTAISEFTKRQMVEVLGVPENKITVISDPLLPGFHYSPKPFNEKQPLILQIGSGHNKNLGRLIEAVQGLDVKLLLVNRLNDPELKTRLLDSGVEFEQRAGLDFEGLMQAYRDCDLLFFASEYEGFGMPILEAQATGRPVITSNSCSMPEVAGKGAVLVDSSDIGQIRSAIETIAADARKREELIQFGLQNIRRFQLDAIAQQYLELYRKIGSS; this comes from the coding sequence ATGACCGTCACTTATTTCAACCGCGACTCCCGCCCCGGCAATTACACCTTCGAGCAATTGTTTGGCGCTATTCGGGGAGCGTTAGCCGATAAAATAACGATCATCAACCATGACCTTCCCGCCGAAACCAACATCATTAAATCCATCCGCTGGGCAAAAACTCGTGCCGGTAGCATCAACCACCTCACTGGCGACGTCAATTACCTGGCCTTCGGCCTTCCGCCCGAACGGACCATCCTGACCGTCCACGACCTGGGCCACTATACCCGGACCCTGGCCGGCTGGAAAAAATGGGCATACCGCAAAATCTGGCTGGACGGGCCATTTAAACGGGTAGGCTGCCTTACTGCCATTTCCGAGTTTACTAAAAGGCAAATGGTGGAAGTCCTTGGCGTACCCGAAAATAAAATCACGGTCATTTCCGACCCCTTGCTGCCTGGTTTCCACTATTCGCCCAAACCCTTTAATGAAAAGCAACCCCTGATCCTGCAGATCGGCTCCGGCCACAACAAAAACCTGGGCAGGCTGATCGAAGCGGTGCAGGGGTTGGACGTCAAACTTCTCCTGGTGAACCGACTGAACGATCCTGAGCTGAAAACCAGGCTATTAGATTCCGGAGTGGAATTCGAGCAACGGGCCGGCCTGGATTTCGAAGGGTTAATGCAAGCCTACCGCGACTGCGACCTCCTGTTCTTCGCTTCCGAATACGAAGGCTTTGGCATGCCCATCCTGGAAGCCCAGGCCACCGGCCGCCCGGTAATCACCTCCAATAGCTGCTCCATGCCGGAAGTGGCGGGAAAAGGCGCCGTATTGGTAGACTCTTCTGACATTGGTCAAATCCGCAGCGCCATTGAGACGATCGCGGCCGATGCCCGAAAAAGAGAAGAATTGATCCAATTCGGATTGCAAAATATCCGGCGATTCCAGTTGGATGCCATCGCTCAGCAATATCTGGAGCTGTATCGTAAAATCGGGTCATCCTGA
- a CDS encoding glycosyltransferase family 4 protein, with product MTLALDASNIRAGGGLAHLQELIAHAEPEQFGFEQVILWAPASTLEKVPDRPWLVKDEQPLLNRSLPWRMYWVQCCLPRLARRHCDVLFGLCANPVSFHPYLTICQNQLPFSPEERKRFGFSIVRMRLEMLSLTQKKTFLAADGLIFLSRSSKEEVFRIIPELKGKPTPVVPHGLNHRFEAAERTGKKEGMPFRLLYVSIIDVYKHQWQLAEAVLQLASEGLPVALDLIGPAYAPALKLLDAVLSSHPEQAEVVQYHGAVPYENIHRFYQEADILAFASTCETFGMILLEAMASGKPVLASGIPVNREHLGDAGFYFNPEDISSIKQAIRTVLGDWETALEKGRLAQKRARAFTWERTAAETFAFLEEISANFR from the coding sequence ATGACCCTCGCCCTTGACGCCTCCAACATCCGCGCCGGCGGCGGCCTGGCGCACTTACAAGAGCTGATCGCCCACGCCGAGCCAGAGCAGTTCGGCTTTGAGCAGGTGATCCTCTGGGCGCCCGCTTCTACTTTAGAGAAAGTGCCGGACCGCCCCTGGCTGGTCAAAGACGAGCAGCCGCTGCTCAACCGCAGCCTGCCTTGGCGGATGTACTGGGTGCAGTGCTGCCTGCCCCGGCTGGCGCGACGTCACTGCGACGTATTGTTCGGCCTGTGTGCCAATCCTGTGTCATTTCATCCTTATTTGACGATTTGTCAGAACCAGTTGCCCTTTTCGCCTGAAGAGAGGAAACGTTTTGGGTTCTCAATCGTGCGCATGCGGCTGGAGATGTTAAGCCTAACCCAAAAAAAGACCTTCCTTGCAGCGGATGGCCTCATCTTTTTATCCCGATCGTCTAAAGAAGAAGTTTTTCGGATAATACCAGAACTGAAGGGAAAACCAACACCGGTAGTCCCTCACGGCCTGAACCACCGGTTTGAAGCTGCTGAGAGGACGGGTAAAAAAGAAGGCATGCCCTTCCGTCTGCTCTACGTCTCCATCATCGATGTCTATAAGCACCAATGGCAACTGGCGGAGGCCGTCCTGCAGTTGGCTTCGGAAGGGCTGCCGGTTGCCCTCGACCTGATCGGCCCGGCTTATGCCCCTGCCCTGAAGCTCCTGGATGCTGTACTGTCCAGCCACCCGGAACAGGCTGAAGTAGTTCAATACCACGGCGCTGTCCCTTATGAAAACATCCATCGTTTCTACCAGGAAGCCGACATCCTGGCTTTCGCCTCCACCTGCGAGACCTTCGGCATGATCCTGCTGGAAGCCATGGCCAGCGGCAAGCCCGTCCTGGCCTCCGGCATTCCGGTCAACCGCGAACACCTGGGAGATGCTGGCTTTTATTTCAATCCTGAAGACATCTCCAGCATCAAGCAGGCCATCCGCACCGTGCTGGGCGATTGGGAAACGGCTCTGGAAAAAGGGCGGCTGGCTCAAAAGCGGGCGCGGGCATTCACCTGGGAAAGGACGGCGGCGGAGACTTTTGCTTTTTTGGAAGAGATATCCGCTAATTTCCGCTGA